Within Deltaproteobacteria bacterium, the genomic segment ATACCGTTTCCAAAAAGTAAGTTAAATATTTTACTTTTTGGAAACGGTATTTGTTGTTTATTGGCAAGTGCTTACGCACTTGCTGTTTATAGCATTTACAAAAATCCTTTTTGTAAATGCTATAAAATACTCCACACAGGAGGAATAGAGTTTTGAAAATAAGCGTACTAGGCTGTGGAAACTCTACTGGTGTTCCAGTTCCCGCCTGCGACTGCCAGGTATGCCTATCAAAAGACTCTAAGAATCAGCGCCTAAGGCCCTCTATCTATGTGGAGGTTCCAAGCGAGCCATCCGAAGAAGGTAATGTGTCAGCCGTAGGAAAGATAAGCGAGAAAATCGCCATCCTTATTGATACGGGAGCAGATTTGCGGCAACAAGTCTTGCGCGCTCAAATCAAGAAACTTGATGCAGTATTCTACACCCACGTTCACGCAGATCACGTTCACGGCATTGATGATTTGCGTGGTTTTTGTTTTACGAGAAAAGAACCTCTGGACGCTTACGCTAGCGACGGAAGCATCCTCCAACTTAGGGAAACATTTCGCTACATTTTTGAAAAAAACAGCTCTTACGTGGGCGGCTGCCCCCCTCGGCTAAATTTTACACCACTCGTGCCATTTGAAACCGTAGCGATTAGCTCTGTTCAGATCCTGCCACTACCATTACTGCATGGGAACTTGGAGATACTAGGGTTTAGAATTGGAAAGTTTGCGTATTTAACTGACTGCTCAAAAATTCCCCAGCGAACATTCGAGTTTCTAGAAAAACTCGAAGTTCTCATAATCGATGGTTTGAGATATAGACCTCATGCAACACACTTCAGTTTATCAGAAGCCGTGTCGGAAATAGAAAAAATAAAGCCACGCCGTAGCTATTTAACGCATTTAAGCCACGATGTTGATTACTCATATGGGAATGCTATCTTGCGAAACATGAGCAAACTAGACATAGAATTGGCCTACGATGGGTTAACTATAAATCTTTAAAGGCGCGGTTTATAATGGAATATCTTTCTATCAGCATCAACACGCCATTATGAATACCAGTAAACTCATCGGCTTCGTTGTGCCAATTACCATTGCATTCTTACTCGGAGCCATCCCTTTTGGTTACATTGTCGGTCGCCTAAAAGGAGTAGACATAAGAAAACACGGCAGCGGCAACATTGGGGCAACAAACGCGAGTAGAATATTGGGTAAGAAGCTCGGGGCCATTACATTGCTGCTTGACGCAGCAAAAGGCGCCTTAGCATCTTCGCTGTGGCGTCTAAGCTTTTTTGCTCCAGCAGGCTACCTGAGCTCCTTCAATTTTCCGCTGTGTCTTGGGTTTGCCGCGATTTTAGGGCATTGTTTTTCGCCTTTCTTAAGATTTCGCGGAGGCAAAGGAGTCGCTACGGCTTTGGGCGTCTATATAGTTTCAATGCCTTTTTTTTGCCTCCTGTCTCTCGCCGTATTTGCCATTGCTTATTTAACTACAGGCTATGTAGCTCTTGGCTCGATTCTAGCGGCTAGCAGCTTGCCAATAATGCTCCTAGCTATACCGAATAACTACCCCCCATATACGCTTATATTTGCTTTTTTGTCGTGCGTGGTGATTATTATTCGCCACCGAGAAAACGTTGCTCGGCTACTAAATGGAACAGAAAAAAAACTACAATTAAGAAAATGAAACTTCTCGATAGGTTACTCGATAATTTAATAGCTCAACACTCAACAATCGCGGCAAAAAGTGCGTTTGCACCAGAAGAAGCTCTATCGCATGACTTTGAGAAATGCGAGATAGCTGTATTGCCAATTCCGTATGACAAGACTAGCACGTATCACAAAGGAGCTGACCGGGGCCCCGAGGCTATGCTCGAGGCTTCACAGTCGGTAGAGCTCTACGACATCGAAACGGCTAGCGAAGTTTATAGGCGAGGAATTTACACCCTTAGCCCTTTAGTCGTAAGCGATTCCCCCGAAGCTCTTTTTGAAAAGGCTAAAGAAGTAGTTTCTTCCCTTTGCGCTCGTAAAAAATTCCCCGTTATCCTGGGTGGCGAGCATTCTATAAGCGCCGGGGTGGTAGCTGGGATTGCGAACTCTTGCAGCAATTTAAGTGTCCTCCAGCTCGATGCACACGGCGATACGCGCGAATCTTACATGGGGTCGCGCTTTAACCATGCCTGCGTCATGGCTCGCGTTCGCGAGATATGCCCCATAGTTCAGGTAGGCATACGGGCAATCGACATCAGCGAGGTGGCTGCTCTAAATCGCGAACGAGTCTTTTTCGCCCATGCAATACATGCCGCCAGCAACGATTTAGCCTGGCAAAATCAGGCAATCTCGCTGCTTTCGCCAAACGTCTACGTCACCATAGACCTCGACTGCTTTGATTCCTCAATTATGCCCTCTACGGGGACGCCAGAACCTGGCGGATTGACCTGGCAGCAGGTGACTACGTTCCTAAAACTTTTGGCCGCAAAGCGTAGCATTGTCGGGTTTGACGTGGTAGAACTTTTGCCTCGCGAGAGTAATCCAGCCCCGGATTTTTTAGCGGCTAAGCTGGTTTATCAATTTTTAAGCTACATTTTTGCACAAAAGTGCCTCTAAATAGGGGATAGCAGGAGTTATTGACGAAATGAACGACATTGAAACTTGGAATATTGCCAAGAGCAAGGCGCTTTATGGAATTGAGAACTGGGGAGCTGGCTACTTCGACGTAAACTCCTCCGGACACGTCACCGTTGCACCAGATGGCATAAATGGCCCCAAAGTCGATTTATACGAACTAATTAACTCCGTTATCGAGCGCGACATTAGCCCACCGGTACTCCTTAGATTTAATGGCATCTTGCGCCATCGCGTTCGCACGCTGTATGCCGCTTTTCAAAATGCCATTAAGGAGCACAATTACAATGGCTCTTATATGCCTGCCTTCCCCATTAAGGTTAACCAGCAAAAGCCAGTAGTAGATGTTCTAAGGCAAGCTGGTAAAGAATTCTCTATGGGGCTAGAAGTAGGCAGCAAGCCGGAACTCATTGCTGTTCTTGCCATTCACGATAATCCCGATGCTCTACTAATCTGCAACGGCTATAAGGACAGCGAATACATAGAGCTCGCTTTAATTTCAAAAAAAGTCGGTCGCCAACCTATTTTGGTCATCGAAAAGCTTTCCGAGCTAGCAACCATCATCGAAGTCTCTCAACGGCTAAATATAGCGCCAGATATTGGCTTTAGACTAAAACTTTCAGGCAAAGGTGCAGGTCGCTGGGAAAGAAGCGGCGGCGAAAGGGCTAAGTTTGGCCTATCGATTGGAGAAATCTTATCCGCGATTAACACTTTGCGTTCGGAATCCCTATTGGACAGCGTAAAGATGCTACACTTCCATGCAGGAAGCCAGCTAACATCGATTGATTCGCTAAAAAAAGCCCTAAAAGAAGCGGGGCAGGTATATGTACAGCTTAGGCAACACTGCGAGAATCTATCATTTATCGATGTCGGCGGCGGTTTAGGCGTAGATTATGACGGCTCCAAAACTTCCTTTGAATCGTCGATGAACTACACCATGGAGGAGTATGCGCGAGATGTCGTTTGGATTCTCGACGATATTTGCGATAACGGCAAAGTGCCACACCCAAATATTGTTACCGAGTGTGGGCGAGCTTTAGCTGCCTATCACTCGGTATTGGTATTTAACGTGCTCGGCAAGGCGAATACTTTTTTCCATGAGTGCAATCCTGAAGAGGTGCTGAAGACCAGCGAAGAGAGTTCCGTTAGAAACTTGGCACAGTTGCTTTTGGACTTATCTCCAAAAAATTGCCAAGAAACCCTTCACGACGCCATGCAACTTAGAAACGACATGCTTAGCCAGTTTAACTTGGGCTTTATGTCTATCGAGGATCGCGCCTGGGGGGATGCTTGTTATTGGGCGCTGCTTAGAAGCATTTCAGAAAAAGCTCAGAAGCTCTTCTACCTCCCGGAGGATTTAGAGCGTTTGCCGTCGCTATTAACTGACACTTACTTTTGCAATCTCTCCGTAT encodes:
- a CDS encoding MBL fold metallo-hydrolase; translated protein: MKISVLGCGNSTGVPVPACDCQVCLSKDSKNQRLRPSIYVEVPSEPSEEGNVSAVGKISEKIAILIDTGADLRQQVLRAQIKKLDAVFYTHVHADHVHGIDDLRGFCFTRKEPLDAYASDGSILQLRETFRYIFEKNSSYVGGCPPRLNFTPLVPFETVAISSVQILPLPLLHGNLEILGFRIGKFAYLTDCSKIPQRTFEFLEKLEVLIIDGLRYRPHATHFSLSEAVSEIEKIKPRRSYLTHLSHDVDYSYGNAILRNMSKLDIELAYDGLTINL
- the plsY gene encoding glycerol-3-phosphate 1-O-acyltransferase PlsY: MNTSKLIGFVVPITIAFLLGAIPFGYIVGRLKGVDIRKHGSGNIGATNASRILGKKLGAITLLLDAAKGALASSLWRLSFFAPAGYLSSFNFPLCLGFAAILGHCFSPFLRFRGGKGVATALGVYIVSMPFFCLLSLAVFAIAYLTTGYVALGSILAASSLPIMLLAIPNNYPPYTLIFAFLSCVVIIIRHRENVARLLNGTEKKLQLRK
- the speB gene encoding agmatinase, with translation MKLLDRLLDNLIAQHSTIAAKSAFAPEEALSHDFEKCEIAVLPIPYDKTSTYHKGADRGPEAMLEASQSVELYDIETASEVYRRGIYTLSPLVVSDSPEALFEKAKEVVSSLCARKKFPVILGGEHSISAGVVAGIANSCSNLSVLQLDAHGDTRESYMGSRFNHACVMARVREICPIVQVGIRAIDISEVAALNRERVFFAHAIHAASNDLAWQNQAISLLSPNVYVTIDLDCFDSSIMPSTGTPEPGGLTWQQVTTFLKLLAAKRSIVGFDVVELLPRESNPAPDFLAAKLVYQFLSYIFAQKCL
- the speA gene encoding biosynthetic arginine decarboxylase, whose protein sequence is MNDIETWNIAKSKALYGIENWGAGYFDVNSSGHVTVAPDGINGPKVDLYELINSVIERDISPPVLLRFNGILRHRVRTLYAAFQNAIKEHNYNGSYMPAFPIKVNQQKPVVDVLRQAGKEFSMGLEVGSKPELIAVLAIHDNPDALLICNGYKDSEYIELALISKKVGRQPILVIEKLSELATIIEVSQRLNIAPDIGFRLKLSGKGAGRWERSGGERAKFGLSIGEILSAINTLRSESLLDSVKMLHFHAGSQLTSIDSLKKALKEAGQVYVQLRQHCENLSFIDVGGGLGVDYDGSKTSFESSMNYTMEEYARDVVWILDDICDNGKVPHPNIVTECGRALAAYHSVLVFNVLGKANTFFHECNPEEVLKTSEESSVRNLAQLLLDLSPKNCQETLHDAMQLRNDMLSQFNLGFMSIEDRAWGDACYWALLRSISEKAQKLFYLPEDLERLPSLLTDTYFCNLSVFQSLPDVWAIHQIFPITPINRLKEEPNRPVVIADITCDSDGKIDRFADLRDVKRYLPAHDLRPGEPYYFAAFLVGAYQEILGDMHNLLGDTNAVHIEVDEDGTIKFTNVVYGDSVGEVLRFVQYDRSKLIEHWRNALERAVIKGSITPVESAEIFKKYVQAFDGYTYLE